From one Dysidea avara chromosome 9, odDysAvar1.4, whole genome shotgun sequence genomic stretch:
- the LOC136265755 gene encoding uncharacterized protein encodes MNEECIPKGKVFLGGSCNPTTWRKCTAIPHLEKNALSYYNPQVDEWYPELMEIEEKAKQRATVLLFVIDSCTRAVASMVEASYLAACGRNVVMVVHFFDTTNPTIAGDVLSEMEVKDLNRGRLFVSNIFHLKGIPHFKSLDHALDVTVQIANSGSTNNRTGCSPDNCIVIPVSLVPNETSIIECVFDMYDSDGKGVLSLQEVERALIISLGLSKLPKSVLHTDTLRDSAPMNHDDLHVDCNKFCKLYQELKSASTNITTPTIQLPWLWSLLTRVLWWPFNFLTNIFWSSQELSQPSKASGLDNDIWYDVFLGGTCASSTWRQDITVPLLKEHQVSFFNPHVTCWSEALIPYESRAKEKCCILLYVITGHSTSVGSLVEASYYLGTTQLVVICIQDIDGNEHCLQHLSSRAVRDYNRGRTYLKDAASRKGRPVFSKVEDATMEAIRLAKLAHKN; translated from the exons ATGAACGAGGAATGCATTCCAAAAGGCAAAG TGTTTCTTGGTGGGTCGTGTAACCCCACAACATGGAGGAAATGTACAGCCATTCCTCATCTGGAAAAGAATGCATTATCATACTACAATCCA CAAGTGGATGAGTGGTATCCAGAACTGATGGAAATAGAAGAAAAGGCCAAACAG AGAGCTACTGTTttgttgtttgtaattgatagCTGTACAAGAGCAGTAGCTTCAATGGTAGAGGCATCTTATCTTGCAG CTTGTGGCAGAAATGTTGTGATGGTAGTTCACTTTTTTGATACAACTAACCCAACCATTGCTGGTGATGTTTTGTCAGAGAT GGAAGTTAAAGATCTCAATAGAGGCCGTCTGTTTGTTAGCAACATTTTCCATTTGAAAGGAATCCCTCATTTCAAATCTCTTGATCACGCCCTAGATGTCACTGTACAG ATAGCTAATTCTGGTTCCACCAACAATCGCACAGGATGTTCTCCAGACAATTGTATTGTTATTCCAGTTAGCTTAGTTCCAAACGAAACAAG CATTATTGAATGTGTATTTGACATGTACGATTCAGATGGCAAGGGAGTATTATCTCTTCAAGAG GTGGAGagagcacttataatttctTTGGGTCTTTCAAAACTTCCCAAATCTGTACTACACACTGATACCTTAAGAGACTCAGCCCCCATGAACCATGATGATCTACATGTGGATTGTAACAAATTTTGTAAACTTTACCAAGAACTTAAATCAGCATCAACAAATATCACTACTCCAACAATACAACTACCATGGCTGTGGTCACTGCTTACAAGGGTATTATGGTGGCCATTTAATTTTCTAACAAACA TATTTTGGTCCTCACAAGAACTGTCACAACCAAGTAAAGCTAGTGGCCTTGATAATGACATTTGGTATGATGTATTCCTTGGAGGAACATGTGCTAGCTCAACTTGGAGGCAGGATATTACAGTTCCATTGCTAAA AGAACATCAAGTTTCATTTTTTAATCCACACGTCACCTGCTGGAGTGAAGCACTTATTCCATATGAGTCTAGAGCAAAGGAGAAGTGTTGTATCCTCCTTTATGTGATAACTGGACACTCTACATCAGTGGGATCATTGGTTGAG GCATCATATTACCTTGGTACTACTCAGCTAGTTGTAATATGTATTCAGGATATTGATGGTAATGAACATTGCCTTCAACAT CTAAGTAGCAGGGCAGTACGTGATTACAACCGTGGACGAACCTACTTAAAGGATGCAGCATCCAGAAAAGGTCGGCCTGTGTTTTCTAAAGTGGAAGATGCCACGATGGAAGCAATACGGCTAGCTAAGCTTGCACACAAGAACTAA